The Glycine soja cultivar W05 chromosome 3, ASM419377v2, whole genome shotgun sequence genome window below encodes:
- the LOC114405654 gene encoding protein MAIN-LIKE 1-like, which yields MEGGPITAPSHLRINIYSIEHRQIQRVAVTADHVDEPVILDPDVQDDPMEAPAAVEDIPADAGAEATEDQPQGFPGGPSDPSVLTAYADHVSCSVWTGEERPELKLSSHGRKVHSLGRPVPAIEGLIAGTGLSPLIACSVDTGDRGLLSAFVERLHRETSSFHLPVGELTITLDDVSLLLHLPVIGDLHAFEPLHVDDAVQMLVDLLMRRCQAGHWTAAARAYLLHLLGCTLFANKSATNVHVFYLEALRDLSMTDRYAWGVAALVHMYDQLNDASMSHSRQLVGYITLLQCWIYEHFCSVTESTIDQDYDKASLRACRWIATKKTVKSIRTPSYRERLD from the exons ATGGAAGGTGGACCAATAACAGCACCTTCACACTTGAGAATAAACATCTATAGCATAGAGCATAGACAAATACAA CGAGTCGCTGTGACCGCGGATCACGTCGATGAGCCAGTCATCCTTGACCCAGACGTTCAGGATGACCCGATGGAGGCACCAGCTGCTGTGGAGGACATTCCTGCGGACGCAGGCGCAGAGGCGACTGAGGATCAGCCTCAGGGATTTCCGGGTGGTCCGAGCGACCCATCTGTGCTGACAGCGTATGCGGATCACGTTTCTTGCAGCGTATGGACGGGAGAg gagcgtcctgaattgaagttatCCTCTCATGGGAGGAAGGTCCACAGTTTAGGCAGGCCTGTCCCTGCCATTGAGGGACTTATTGCGGGTACAGGACTAAGTCCTCTGATCGCGTGTTCGGTAGACACCGGCGATCGGGGGCTTTTGTCCGCGTTTGTCGAGCGGTTGCACCGGGAGACGTCTAGTTTCCATCTCCCGGTGGGAGAGCTCACCATCACGCTGGACGACGTCTCTTTGCTTCTTCATCTTCCCGTGATTGGCGACTTACACGCTTTTGAGCCCTTGCACGTGGACGATGCGGTTCAGATGCTGGTGGACTTGCTGATG CGTCGATGCCAGGCAGGTCATTGGACAGCTGCGGCTCGTGCATATCTTCTTCACCTGCTGGGTTGCACtctgtttgctaacaagagtgcaaccaatGTCCATGTTTTCTACTTGGAGGCCCTTCGGGACCTCAGTATGACAGATAGGTACGCTTGGGGAGTGGCTGCTTTGGTTCATATGTACGACCAGCTGAACGATGCATCCATGAGCCACAGTCGACAGCTTGTCGGTTACATCACACTGCTGCAg TGCTGGATTTACGAGCACTTTTGCTCAGTTACGGAGTCCACCATTGATCAGGACTACGACAAGGCTTCTCTGCGTGCGTGCAGGTGGATTGCGACGAAGAAGACCGTGAAGAGCATTCGCACGCCGTCGTATAGGGAGCGCCTGGACTGA